A genomic region of Christiangramia sp. OXR-203 contains the following coding sequences:
- a CDS encoding AraC family transcriptional regulator → MEYAFNNEDKMRFNSLYQQIIEIACGNFMFRQEPSGRRDPIDTVTVLLNMMSEEIYNFCFGANQEIKQPEIQFSIFLDKDFYITSYSSNTPEILKWNQDKFDCPVSEILSKNSEKALTDELDSATGKMYQQFIPVDFIVENKGLHRCPCTIQRMVGVDPSCAYVITAFRFTNGEEPLRKVSSIRHSLKSGKKESAATKILLKQVRLYILKNLHTDLPSLRELGLIHRTNKTKLKEGFKKMYGTTIHRFHMEKRLDKGALLIRTTELPISIITQKCGFKDHSHFSKNFRKQFGQTPSQYRRDYQRSIL, encoded by the coding sequence ATGGAATATGCATTCAACAATGAGGATAAAATGAGATTCAATTCTTTATATCAGCAAATCATAGAAATTGCCTGTGGTAACTTCATGTTTCGTCAGGAGCCTTCCGGCAGAAGAGATCCCATTGATACTGTTACCGTACTGCTGAATATGATGTCAGAGGAAATATATAATTTTTGTTTTGGAGCAAATCAGGAAATAAAGCAACCGGAAATACAATTTTCAATCTTTTTAGATAAGGATTTTTACATCACGTCATATTCTTCCAACACTCCTGAAATTTTGAAATGGAATCAGGACAAATTTGACTGCCCGGTTTCTGAAATTCTTTCAAAAAACTCGGAGAAAGCGCTGACGGACGAACTTGATTCAGCTACTGGAAAAATGTATCAGCAATTTATTCCTGTTGACTTCATTGTTGAAAATAAAGGATTACATAGATGTCCTTGCACTATTCAAAGGATGGTGGGAGTAGATCCCTCCTGTGCATATGTCATTACAGCTTTTCGTTTTACGAATGGTGAAGAACCTCTGAGAAAAGTAAGTAGTATAAGACATTCATTAAAATCAGGAAAAAAGGAAAGCGCTGCAACAAAAATTTTACTGAAACAAGTACGTCTTTATATCCTTAAAAATCTTCATACCGATCTTCCATCTCTTAGAGAATTAGGTCTTATTCATCGTACTAATAAAACGAAACTCAAAGAAGGATTTAAAAAAATGTATGGCACTACCATCCATAGGTTTCATATGGAAAAAAGGCTTGACAAAGGAGCACTCTTGATTAGAACTACGGAATTACCAATTTCCATAATTACTCAAAAATGCGGTTTTAAGGATCATTCTCATTTTTCCAAGAATTTCCGCAAACAATTTGGGCAGACACCTTCTCAATATAGAAGGGATTATCAACGGTCGATTTTATAA
- a CDS encoding DUF6520 family protein produces MKKLFLIPIMALLVVLGMSFTNLGSEIEEQPEVVANDYVNDNGTWRAVPEQNCTGGNEVCRVQFGAGGPIYDLYDEMDLSTKKDQSDGTIIILQ; encoded by the coding sequence ATGAAAAAGTTATTTTTAATTCCGATTATGGCGCTTCTGGTAGTATTAGGCATGTCCTTTACAAACTTGGGAAGCGAAATTGAAGAGCAACCTGAAGTTGTTGCCAATGACTATGTGAATGATAACGGTACCTGGAGAGCTGTTCCTGAACAAAACTGTACCGGTGGCAACGAAGTTTGTCGAGTTCAGTTTGGTGCCGGTGGACCGATCTATGATCTTTATGACGAGATGGATCTGTCTACCAAAAAGGATCAAAGTGATGGCACCATAATAATTCTTCAATAG